The following nucleotide sequence is from Aneurinibacillus soli.
TTGGATATGGGAGCCGCTTGAAATGAGAAAGGCAGCCAAGCTGATGGGAGTAACGGTAGCGACTGTTAGCAGCATTACAAACACATTAGAGCGGAAAGAGTTATGTATGCGGCTCGTAGATCAGCGCGACCGTCGATTGGTTCAACTCAAGCTGACAGACCAGGGCAGAGAAGTTATTGAGGAGTTATATCCTAAATTCAATAAAGGAGAGGTTGAAGTTATAGAGGGGTTAACAGAACTAGAACAAAAAATCATCACGAATTTACTGCGAAGAATTATTCGGAATATGGATGATCCAGATTAAAAAGCCAGTCTCAAAAGTCGCGTATGACGATTGAGACTGGTTTTTTTAATTGGTTTAGCCAGTGCTATTTATTATCAATCGTTAGATAACAAATGACTTGACAGACAATTCTTGGTGTAATAATCTTAAGATATCTAAAAGTTCAAACAATTTAAAAATTTAAAGAAGACAGGAGTGCTTGCGTTGCTTACAAGATCAACCGACAAAATTATCGTGGCAAATGTGCCTGTATCACCGGATCACTATATTGGAGGTCAGCGGATTTCTTCCGAGAAAACGTTTACAGTTAGTAGCCCAGTGGATGAATCTATTCTCGGAGAAGTAGCAGCAGGAGGAGCAGAAGAAGTAGATGCCGCAGTAAACGCAGCATTGAAAGCGCATCCAAAATGGGCGGCGTTAGGGCCAAAAGGGCGCGCTGTCTATCTTCGTCGCTTTGCTGACATTATCGAAAGTCGTGTCGAAGAACTGGCAGCAGTAGAAACGA
It contains:
- a CDS encoding MarR family transcriptional regulator, producing the protein MFEDDFLPEEKDIIDRLNGQPYNFEAMTVATNLYRAAQRMRVKMEREVLSAYSLSWTAFDLLHNLWIWEPLEMRKAAKLMGVTVATVSSITNTLERKELCMRLVDQRDRRLVQLKLTDQGREVIEELYPKFNKGEVEVIEGLTELEQKIITNLLRRIIRNMDDPD